The Maridesulfovibrio zosterae DSM 11974 genome contains a region encoding:
- a CDS encoding LysR family transcriptional regulator, with protein MEIRHLISFKAIVEHGSFIRAAKALNYAQSSITSHIQALEDYYGHPLFDRIGKKVILNSFGSRVYKYAIPFLASYDGICELHNISSEPSGTLYIGAPESTLIYRLSPILRQYKKQYPAVEVIMQNSICSDMRKALKNGELDLAILLEGEVEESDLIFKPLYEEPMSIIMPGDYPSSELINTGRHAVIYTEKGCSYRSVFQKFLAEKGIKADNIIETASIEVIKQYVLCDIGVSFLPYIVVRNEIESGKIKHIKCHSDNPVMVRIAYHKNKWISPAMAEFIRLVVVESRKW; from the coding sequence ATGGAAATCAGACATCTTATTTCATTTAAGGCAATCGTAGAACATGGAAGTTTTATAAGAGCTGCAAAAGCACTTAACTACGCACAATCTTCAATAACTTCCCATATTCAGGCACTTGAGGATTACTATGGTCATCCTTTATTTGATCGTATAGGTAAAAAAGTGATTCTTAACTCATTTGGATCGCGGGTTTACAAGTATGCAATTCCTTTTCTTGCAAGCTATGATGGCATTTGTGAGCTTCATAATATATCTAGTGAACCTTCTGGAACTCTATATATAGGTGCACCTGAATCTACGCTGATTTATAGACTGTCGCCAATCTTGCGCCAGTATAAAAAGCAATATCCTGCTGTTGAAGTTATTATGCAGAATTCCATCTGCTCAGATATGCGTAAAGCTTTAAAAAATGGCGAGCTTGATTTGGCCATATTGCTCGAAGGTGAGGTGGAAGAATCTGACTTGATATTCAAGCCCTTATATGAAGAACCTATGAGCATCATTATGCCTGGTGATTATCCTTCTAGTGAACTTATCAATACTGGTCGGCATGCTGTCATCTATACAGAGAAAGGATGCAGCTACCGTTCTGTGTTTCAGAAATTTTTGGCGGAAAAAGGTATTAAAGCTGATAATATTATAGAAACAGCCAGCATTGAGGTTATCAAGCAGTATGTGCTTTGTGATATAGGTGTTTCATTTTTGCCATATATAGTTGTTAGAAATGAAATAGAGTCTGGAAAAATAAAACATATTAAGTGCCACTCAGATAATCCGGTAATGGTAAGGATCGCTTACCATAAAAATAAATGGATTTCCCCCGCAATGGCTGAGTTTATCAGGCTTGTGGTTGTGGAATCCCGTAAA